A stretch of Cyanobacterium sp. HL-69 DNA encodes these proteins:
- the psbU gene encoding photosystem II PsbU protein encodes MKLWQSITAYFSVLVVGCALLFAQPAQALDFNAISQLSPRIVAVEGDRRNAADELLTTEFGQKIDVNNSDIRDFRELRGFYPKLASMIIQNAPYEEVGDVLDIPGLSERQKERLQANIDKFSATPPASVFNEGDERYNAGVY; translated from the coding sequence ATGAAACTATGGCAAAGTATTACCGCATATTTTAGTGTTCTTGTGGTTGGTTGTGCCTTATTATTTGCTCAACCCGCCCAAGCATTGGATTTTAATGCGATTAGTCAACTAAGCCCCCGTATCGTAGCTGTAGAAGGCGATCGCCGTAACGCCGCCGATGAATTATTAACCACTGAATTTGGTCAAAAAATTGATGTTAATAATAGTGACATCCGAGACTTTCGTGAACTAAGAGGATTTTATCCTAAATTAGCCAGTATGATCATTCAAAATGCCCCTTACGAAGAAGTAGGAGATGTTTTAGACATTCCAGGCCTAAGTGAGAGACAAAAAGAAAGATTACAAGCTAACATCGATAAATTCAGCGCCACCCCCCCTGCTTCAGTATTCAACGAAGGTGACGAACGCTATAACGCAGGTGTTTATTAA
- the ppk gene encoding polyphosphate kinase Ppk — translation MTETETMRETKIDLRDSKYYFNRELSWLEFNRRVLHEALDERTLLLERLKFTAIFSSNLDEFFMVRVAAIKRQIEAEVTKKTFDGSTPIEQMENIQKYLRPVVQEQVANFEYNLKKELVHHGIHLINFVDLNQEQRKYLHDYYESNIFPVLTPLAVDPSHPFPHISNLSLNLAVLVRNPDTGAQLFARVKVPKSLPRFVAFPEHLRQVGEENHQDLLWVGVPLEQVIAHNLESLFPGMDVQEYHNFRLTRDADLGVQEDEADDLLLAIQQELRKRRFAGSPVRLEVHASMPSNIKKMLMQGLNLQPIDVYEIEGLLGLNDLFALTGFPLPELKDNRWSAVVPPPFDHFQELLLDQDDDRDEHISPEFFAMIRKSDLMVHHPYHSFSSTVQEFITQSAHDPDVMAIKMTLYRTSGDSPIIKALIEAAENGKQVVALVELKARFDEENNILWARKLEKAGVHVVYGLVGLKTHTKIVLVVRKDEDKIRRYVHIGTGNYNPKTAKLYTDIGLFTCREDLGADLTDLFNYLTGYSKQKAFRKLLVAPVTMRDRMIAMIEREANHCRDGGTGRIVAKMNSLVDVAVIEALYRASQAGVKIDLIIRGICCLRPGMEGVSENIKVISIIGRFLEHSRIFYFHNNGEEEIYIGSADWMTRNLSRRVEAITPVEEPKLMKQLEELLGLMLSDNRQSWELQTDGSYIQRRPKEGEIEHSTHQILMDMAQNG, via the coding sequence ATGACAGAAACAGAAACCATGAGAGAGACAAAAATCGATCTTAGAGATAGTAAATACTATTTCAATAGAGAACTAAGTTGGCTAGAATTTAACCGCAGAGTGCTACACGAAGCCCTAGACGAAAGAACTTTATTACTAGAAAGACTAAAATTCACCGCCATTTTCAGTTCCAACTTAGATGAATTTTTCATGGTTAGGGTTGCAGCTATCAAACGACAAATAGAAGCGGAAGTAACCAAAAAAACCTTTGACGGCTCCACTCCCATCGAACAAATGGAGAATATCCAAAAATATTTGCGTCCCGTAGTACAAGAACAGGTAGCCAATTTTGAATACAATTTAAAAAAAGAATTAGTCCACCATGGCATTCACCTAATAAATTTCGTCGATCTCAACCAAGAACAAAGAAAATACTTACACGACTACTACGAAAGTAACATATTTCCCGTTCTTACCCCACTCGCCGTTGATCCTAGTCACCCTTTTCCCCATATTTCTAACCTGAGTTTAAACTTGGCCGTATTAGTTAGAAATCCTGACACAGGGGCACAATTGTTTGCTAGGGTAAAAGTACCTAAATCCTTACCCCGTTTTGTTGCTTTCCCTGAACACCTGAGACAAGTGGGAGAAGAAAATCATCAGGACTTACTTTGGGTAGGTGTACCCCTAGAACAGGTAATTGCCCATAATTTAGAATCCCTTTTCCCGGGGATGGATGTGCAAGAGTACCATAATTTCCGTCTTACCCGTGATGCGGACTTGGGAGTACAGGAAGATGAAGCCGATGATTTATTGTTGGCCATTCAACAGGAGTTGAGAAAAAGACGTTTTGCAGGTTCTCCCGTTAGGTTAGAAGTTCATGCTTCCATGCCTAGTAACATCAAAAAAATGCTGATGCAGGGGCTAAATTTACAGCCCATTGATGTGTATGAAATTGAAGGTTTATTGGGTTTAAATGATTTGTTTGCCCTCACGGGGTTTCCTTTACCAGAATTAAAAGATAATCGCTGGAGTGCTGTAGTACCCCCTCCGTTTGATCATTTCCAAGAGTTACTTTTAGATCAAGACGATGATAGAGATGAGCATATCAGCCCTGAATTTTTTGCCATGATTCGCAAGTCCGATTTGATGGTACATCACCCTTATCATTCTTTTTCTTCCACAGTGCAGGAGTTTATTACCCAGTCAGCCCATGATCCAGATGTGATGGCCATTAAGATGACTCTTTATCGTACTTCGGGGGATTCTCCTATCATTAAGGCTCTCATTGAGGCGGCGGAAAATGGTAAACAGGTAGTGGCTTTGGTGGAGTTAAAGGCTCGTTTTGATGAGGAAAATAATATTCTCTGGGCAAGGAAGTTGGAGAAGGCTGGTGTCCATGTGGTTTATGGGTTAGTAGGTTTAAAAACCCATACTAAGATTGTGCTGGTGGTGCGCAAAGATGAGGATAAAATTCGTCGTTATGTTCACATTGGCACGGGCAATTATAATCCAAAAACGGCAAAACTCTATACTGACATTGGTTTGTTTACCTGTCGAGAAGATTTGGGTGCTGATTTGACTGATTTGTTTAACTATTTGACAGGTTATTCTAAGCAAAAGGCTTTCCGTAAGTTGCTAGTTGCTCCTGTGACTATGCGCGATCGCATGATTGCCATGATTGAAAGGGAAGCAAATCATTGTCGTGATGGTGGCACTGGTAGAATTGTGGCAAAGATGAATTCTTTAGTGGATGTAGCTGTTATCGAGGCGCTTTATCGGGCTTCCCAAGCGGGGGTAAAAATAGATTTGATTATTCGGGGCATTTGTTGTTTACGGCCAGGTATGGAAGGGGTGAGCGAAAATATTAAGGTTATTAGTATTATCGGTCGATTTTTAGAACACTCTCGTATCTTTTATTTCCATAACAACGGTGAGGAGGAAATCTATATCGGTAGTGCCGATTGGATGACCAGAAATTTATCTCGGAGAGTAGAGGCTATTACTCCTGTTGAGGAACCAAAATTGATGAAACAATTGGAGGAATTATTAGGGCTTATGCTTTCGGATAATCGCCAAAGTTGGGAATTACAAACCGATGGCAGTTATATTCAACGTCGCCCCAAAGAAGGAGAAATTGAACATAGTACCCATCAAATTTTGATGGATATGGCACAAAATGGATAA
- the ccmN gene encoding carbon dioxide concentrating mechanism protein CcmN — MSLPILQPSTIKNIQIRGDVTIDDSAVIADGVIINAPEGSKIIIHGGVCLGMGSIITAFPDATIEIKANAILGAGCLIFGQCIIGNQVSIGSAVTIYNTDIEPLNVIPSGTVKGDRSRTVTIESETIPESSTPSEDILEENQEITTAPESDKAKTDAKKQQEHLNKYRNKIPSIPTPQNQIDNNTSPDSQDNQESPEDILNKEENQEPTRTDEDPWGIVKSDSQEVAGKFYINRLFVTLFPEKNIPPQHT, encoded by the coding sequence ATGTCATTACCCATTCTGCAACCAAGCACCATTAAAAATATTCAAATCAGAGGCGATGTCACCATTGATGATAGTGCGGTAATTGCTGATGGTGTGATCATAAATGCTCCCGAGGGGTCAAAAATCATCATCCATGGGGGTGTGTGCTTGGGCATGGGTTCTATTATTACTGCTTTTCCTGACGCTACCATAGAAATTAAAGCCAATGCCATTTTGGGGGCTGGTTGTCTTATTTTTGGGCAATGTATCATCGGTAATCAAGTGTCTATCGGTTCGGCGGTAACGATTTATAATACAGATATTGAGCCTTTGAACGTGATTCCTTCTGGTACGGTAAAGGGCGATCGCTCCAGAACTGTTACCATAGAAAGTGAGACTATTCCCGAATCCTCTACCCCTTCAGAAGATATATTAGAGGAAAATCAAGAAATTACCACCGCCCCAGAATCCGACAAAGCCAAAACTGATGCCAAGAAACAACAAGAGCATCTTAACAAGTATAGAAACAAAATTCCATCTATTCCAACGCCCCAAAATCAAATAGATAATAACACTTCCCCAGATAGTCAAGATAACCAAGAAAGCCCAGAAGATATTCTAAATAAAGAAGAAAATCAAGAGCCAACCAGAACCGATGAAGATCCTTGGGGTATAGTGAAATCAGACTCCCAAGAAGTCGCAGGAAAGTTTTATATTAACAGACTATTCGTCACCCTATTCCCTGAAAAAAATATACCCCCTCAACACACTTAA
- the ndhF1 gene encoding NAD(P)H-quinone oxidoreductase subunit NdhF1 codes for MDSLKLYEYAWLVPTLPLLSAMIVGIGLISFNQATNKLRQVNSIFIISTLGACLTLSVALFWSQWQGAEPYTKMIEWASAGDFSLSMGYTIDHLSSLMLVIVTTVALLVMIYTDGYMAHDEGYVRFYAYLSIFSASMLGLVVSPNLVQVYIFWELVGMCSYLLIGFWYDRKAAADACQKAFVTNRVGDFGLLLGMLGLYWATGSFDFGEMGIRLHELVVSGELAGWLAALFAVLVFLGPVAKSAQFPLHVWLPDAMEGPTPISALIHAATMVAAGVFLIARMYPVFEPIPVAMDLVSWVGCFTALLGATIALTQNDIKKGLAYSTISQLGYMVMAMGIGAYSAGLFHLMTHAYFKAMLFLCSGSVIHGMEEVVGHEPVLAQDMRLMGNLRKYMPITSSCFLIGTLAICGIPPFAGFWSKDEILGLAFEANPALWLIGWLTAGLTAFYMFRMYFMTFEGDFRGKDHQIQEELLAAANIIPTDEGHHGEKPHESPLTMTFPLMMLAIPSMLVGFLGMPWNNRFEEFIASPNEAVTEVAHHFDLTEFLIMAGNSVGIALIGITLASLMYSSKKIDPSAIASKFPTLYQFSLNKWYFDEFYDSVFVKGCRRIARGIMEVDYKVVDGAVNLTGLFTIVSGEGLKYLENGRAQFYALIVFGAVLSFVIAFSVIG; via the coding sequence ATGGACAGTTTAAAATTATATGAATATGCTTGGTTAGTGCCAACTTTACCCCTACTCTCTGCAATGATAGTGGGTATTGGCTTAATCTCTTTTAACCAAGCCACTAATAAATTAAGGCAGGTTAATTCAATCTTTATTATCTCCACATTGGGAGCTTGTCTAACCCTTTCTGTGGCTCTGTTCTGGAGTCAGTGGCAAGGAGCAGAACCCTACACAAAAATGATTGAATGGGCATCAGCGGGAGATTTTTCCCTGAGTATGGGTTACACCATCGATCACCTTAGCTCATTGATGCTGGTTATCGTTACCACCGTGGCACTATTGGTGATGATTTACACCGATGGTTACATGGCTCACGATGAAGGTTATGTGCGTTTTTATGCCTATCTGAGCATCTTTAGTGCTTCGATGTTGGGTTTAGTAGTTAGCCCTAACCTTGTGCAAGTGTATATCTTTTGGGAATTGGTGGGGATGTGTTCTTATCTACTCATCGGTTTCTGGTACGATCGCAAAGCGGCCGCTGATGCTTGTCAAAAGGCTTTTGTTACCAATCGTGTGGGTGACTTTGGCTTATTACTGGGAATGCTCGGTTTATATTGGGCAACGGGTAGCTTCGACTTTGGCGAAATGGGCATTAGGCTTCATGAATTGGTTGTTTCAGGAGAACTTGCTGGATGGTTAGCAGCATTATTTGCGGTTTTGGTCTTTTTAGGTCCGGTTGCAAAATCAGCCCAGTTCCCTCTCCATGTATGGCTTCCTGATGCTATGGAAGGTCCTACCCCTATCTCCGCTCTTATTCATGCTGCTACCATGGTGGCCGCTGGGGTATTTTTGATCGCTAGGATGTACCCTGTATTTGAGCCTATTCCTGTGGCTATGGATTTAGTATCTTGGGTGGGTTGTTTTACTGCCCTATTGGGTGCAACTATTGCTTTGACTCAAAATGACATTAAAAAGGGTTTGGCATATTCCACTATTTCTCAGTTAGGATATATGGTAATGGCTATGGGTATCGGTGCTTATAGTGCTGGTTTATTTCACCTTATGACCCATGCTTATTTTAAAGCGATGCTTTTCCTCTGTTCTGGTTCTGTAATCCATGGTATGGAAGAAGTGGTCGGACATGAGCCTGTATTGGCACAGGATATGCGTTTGATGGGTAATTTACGCAAATATATGCCCATTACTTCTAGTTGTTTTTTGATTGGTACTTTGGCCATTTGTGGTATTCCTCCTTTTGCTGGATTTTGGTCGAAGGATGAAATTTTAGGCTTGGCTTTTGAGGCAAATCCTGCTCTATGGTTAATCGGCTGGTTAACTGCTGGTTTGACCGCTTTTTATATGTTCCGTATGTATTTCATGACCTTTGAGGGTGACTTTAGAGGTAAGGATCATCAAATTCAAGAGGAGTTGTTGGCAGCGGCGAATATTATTCCCACTGATGAAGGACATCACGGAGAAAAACCCCACGAATCTCCTTTAACTATGACTTTTCCCTTGATGATGTTGGCTATTCCTTCTATGTTGGTTGGTTTCTTGGGAATGCCTTGGAATAACCGTTTCGAGGAATTTATTGCTTCTCCTAATGAGGCGGTGACGGAAGTTGCTCACCATTTTGATTTGACTGAGTTTCTCATCATGGCTGGTAATTCTGTGGGCATTGCTTTAATTGGTATTACTTTGGCCTCTTTGATGTATAGCAGTAAGAAAATTGACCCCAGTGCGATCGCCTCTAAGTTCCCCACTTTATACCAATTTTCCCTTAATAAATGGTACTTTGACGAATTTTATGACAGTGTTTTTGTCAAAGGATGTCGCCGTATCGCTCGGGGCATCATGGAGGTTGATTACAAAGTGGTAGATGGTGCAGTTAACCTAACGGGTTTATTTACCATCGTCAGTGGTGAAGGTTTGAAGTATCTGGAAAATGGACGAGCGCAATTTTATGCCCTCATTGTTTTTGGTGCTGTATTGAGCTTTGTTATTGCTTTTAGTGTCATTGGTTAA
- a CDS encoding Alkyl hydroperoxide reductase subunit C-like protein: MTLQLGDTVPNFTQASSEGEINFYDWAGDSWIILFSHPADYTPVCTTELGTVASLQSEFQKRNVKTIALSVDDVESHKGWIGDINETQNTTVNYPILADGDRTVADLYGMIHPKSLNNLTVRSVFIIDPNKKLRVTITYPASTGRNFDEILRVIDSLQLTDYHQVATPANWQDGDDCVVVPSIPTEEAKQKFPKGVTEIKPYLRMTPQPNK, encoded by the coding sequence ATGACATTACAATTAGGGGATACCGTTCCTAACTTTACTCAAGCCTCTAGCGAGGGAGAAATTAATTTTTATGATTGGGCTGGAGATAGTTGGATAATTCTTTTTTCTCATCCCGCCGATTATACTCCTGTATGTACCACTGAACTAGGTACTGTGGCTAGTTTACAATCTGAGTTCCAAAAACGCAACGTAAAAACGATCGCCCTTAGTGTGGACGATGTGGAATCCCATAAGGGATGGATTGGTGATATTAACGAAACTCAAAATACCACCGTTAATTATCCTATCTTGGCTGATGGCGATCGCACTGTAGCCGATTTATACGGCATGATTCACCCTAAATCTTTAAATAACTTAACCGTTAGAAGTGTATTTATCATCGACCCTAACAAAAAGTTAAGAGTAACCATCACTTACCCTGCTAGTACAGGACGTAACTTTGACGAAATTTTAAGAGTTATCGACTCTCTACAATTAACCGACTATCACCAAGTGGCAACCCCTGCCAACTGGCAAGATGGTGATGATTGTGTAGTTGTACCCTCTATCCCCACCGAAGAAGCTAAACAGAAGTTTCCTAAAGGTGTTACCGAAATCAAACCCTATTTACGCATGACTCCCCAGCCTAACAAATAA
- the zntA gene encoding mono- and divalent heavy metal (Cu+, Ag+, Zn2+, Cd2+) ATPase codes for MGTNCGCSQDNKNQNQGKEFDWKKDSIPMVISGVLFSIGLVFYDELHDTPYFVGEYVVLLTAYLLSGWGVITRAGKNILKGRIFDENFLMTVASLSAIALHKIPEAVAVMLFYQIGETFQDYAVGKSRNSIKSLLEIRPDQATLKTNTGIEIVSPENVNIGDIIIIKAGEKIPLDGKIINGSSQIDTSALTGESIPQIVKEGDFILAGSINQSGTLTAKATKPFAESSIAKILDLVENAQGKKAETEKFISTFARYYTPVVVFLSLGVAIIPPLIFGSQTQPLWIYRALILLIISCPCGLVISIPLGYFGGVGSAAKNGILVKGSTFLDALTQVKTVVFDKTGTLTKGNFRVTDIVTHNGLSKYQLLALTAMAESQSNHPVAKSIVEEYDQIVNNISVSNYQEIVGHGVIAQIDNKTILVGSDRLLHRENIFHPPEVCTLQGTTVHTAIDNEYVGYITVADQLKDDAVMAVQHLQSQGIEVVMLTGDNQLVANSIAQRLGIINYQAQLLPEDKVSALEGILHQASKQKTKVAFVGDGINDAPVIALADVGMAMGALGSDAAIETADVVIMADMPSKVSQAIAIAKKTRQIVWQNIGFALSIKGLFIILGAVGLASLWEAIFADVGVALIAIFNAGRIIKFKT; via the coding sequence ATGGGAACAAATTGCGGTTGCTCACAGGATAATAAAAATCAAAATCAAGGCAAAGAATTTGATTGGAAAAAAGACTCCATACCAATGGTCATTTCTGGAGTTTTATTTTCTATCGGTTTAGTATTTTATGATGAACTTCACGACACCCCTTACTTTGTGGGGGAATATGTGGTTTTACTTACAGCTTATCTTCTCAGTGGCTGGGGTGTTATCACTCGTGCAGGAAAAAATATATTAAAGGGAAGAATCTTTGATGAAAATTTCCTCATGACGGTAGCGAGTCTCAGTGCGATCGCCCTTCACAAAATACCAGAAGCAGTGGCAGTAATGTTATTTTATCAAATCGGTGAAACATTTCAAGACTACGCCGTAGGAAAATCGCGCAACTCCATCAAATCTTTATTAGAAATTCGCCCCGATCAAGCTACCCTAAAAACAAATACAGGTATTGAAATAGTCTCCCCAGAAAATGTAAATATAGGAGATATTATCATCATCAAAGCAGGGGAGAAAATACCCCTTGATGGAAAAATCATTAATGGTAGCTCTCAAATTGATACCTCCGCCTTAACGGGGGAATCCATTCCTCAAATAGTTAAAGAAGGAGACTTTATTCTAGCAGGTTCCATTAATCAATCAGGCACATTAACGGCCAAAGCCACAAAACCCTTCGCCGAATCTTCCATTGCTAAGATATTGGATTTAGTCGAAAATGCTCAAGGAAAGAAAGCAGAAACCGAAAAATTTATTAGTACGTTTGCTCGATACTATACCCCTGTAGTGGTGTTTTTATCCCTTGGAGTGGCAATTATTCCCCCCCTGATTTTTGGCAGTCAAACCCAGCCACTATGGATTTATCGAGCTTTAATTTTATTGATTATTTCCTGTCCCTGTGGTTTAGTTATTAGTATTCCCTTGGGATATTTCGGGGGTGTGGGTAGTGCGGCAAAAAACGGTATTTTGGTAAAAGGCTCGACTTTCCTAGATGCCTTAACCCAAGTGAAAACCGTTGTTTTTGATAAAACAGGTACTTTGACGAAGGGAAATTTTCGAGTGACGGATATAGTTACTCATAATGGGTTATCAAAATACCAATTACTGGCACTAACTGCTATGGCTGAATCTCAGTCTAATCATCCCGTGGCTAAGTCCATTGTAGAAGAATATGATCAGATTGTTAATAATATTTCCGTTAGCAACTATCAAGAAATTGTGGGTCATGGTGTCATCGCCCAGATAGATAATAAAACAATATTGGTAGGAAGCGATCGCCTTCTCCACCGAGAAAATATTTTCCATCCTCCAGAAGTCTGTACCCTACAAGGTACGACGGTACATACAGCCATTGATAACGAATATGTCGGTTATATAACCGTAGCAGATCAGTTAAAAGACGATGCCGTTATGGCGGTGCAACATTTACAATCCCAAGGCATTGAAGTGGTGATGCTAACAGGGGATAATCAATTAGTGGCAAACTCCATCGCTCAAAGGTTGGGGATAATTAACTATCAAGCTCAATTATTACCAGAAGATAAAGTCAGTGCTTTAGAGGGGATTTTACACCAAGCCAGTAAACAAAAAACCAAAGTAGCATTTGTCGGGGATGGTATTAATGATGCCCCCGTCATCGCTTTGGCAGATGTGGGTATGGCTATGGGTGCATTAGGTTCCGATGCCGCCATTGAAACTGCTGATGTGGTAATTATGGCAGATATGCCTTCTAAAGTTTCTCAGGCGATCGCCATTGCCAAAAAAACTCGTCAAATCGTCTGGCAAAATATTGGCTTCGCCCTAAGTATTAAAGGATTATTTATCATTTTGGGAGCCGTAGGATTAGCAAGTCTTTGGGAAGCTATTTTTGCTGATGTAGGAGTGGCCTTAATTGCTATCTTTAACGCAGGAAGAATTATTAAATTTAAGACTTAG
- the cynT gene encoding carbonic anhydrase CynT, with amino-acid sequence MKKLIEGLHRFHAGYFESHKELFEKLSQGQHPRILFITCSDSRIDPNLITQANVGDLFVIRNAGNIVPPYGATNGGEGASIEYAITALGIEHIIVCGHSHCGAMKGLLKMSKLEDQMPLVYEWLKQAEATRRLLRDNYGDLSDEEVLPIAIAENVLTQLENLATYPVIRSKLYQGKLALHAWVYNIESGDVLAYDPLSHDFVDLETRNAPPEFIYDLKPTNYYRKVSGNLADKTDNSHGSQNTPKSSPMSKQLQETNKINTVAENYPRSNRLSAEQAERIYKGSY; translated from the coding sequence ATGAAAAAGCTGATCGAAGGACTACACCGCTTCCATGCTGGTTATTTTGAAAGCCACAAAGAATTATTTGAAAAACTTTCCCAAGGACAACATCCCCGTATTCTCTTCATTACTTGTTCTGATTCTCGTATTGACCCCAATCTTATCACCCAAGCCAATGTAGGTGATTTGTTTGTAATTCGTAACGCAGGAAATATAGTGCCGCCCTACGGTGCTACCAATGGAGGAGAAGGGGCATCCATTGAATATGCCATCACCGCCCTTGGTATTGAGCATATAATCGTCTGTGGTCATTCCCATTGTGGAGCGATGAAGGGTTTGTTAAAAATGTCTAAGCTAGAAGACCAAATGCCTTTGGTTTATGAATGGTTAAAACAGGCAGAAGCTACCCGTCGTCTTCTAAGAGATAATTATGGAGATCTTTCCGATGAAGAAGTTTTACCCATTGCGATCGCCGAAAATGTCCTCACTCAACTAGAAAATTTAGCCACTTATCCCGTCATCAGAAGTAAACTATATCAAGGTAAATTAGCACTTCATGCTTGGGTGTATAACATTGAATCTGGAGATGTCCTCGCTTATGATCCCCTTAGCCATGATTTTGTTGATTTAGAAACTAGAAACGCTCCCCCTGAATTTATATATGATCTAAAACCCACTAATTATTATCGTAAGGTATCTGGCAATCTTGCGGATAAAACTGATAATTCCCATGGCAGTCAAAATACTCCCAAATCCTCACCAATGAGCAAACAATTACAAGAAACCAATAAGATTAACACTGTCGCAGAAAACTATCCTCGCTCTAATCGTCTTTCTGCCGAACAAGCCGAGCGTATTTATAAAGGCTCTTATTAG
- the ecfA2 gene encoding energy-coupling factor transport system ATPase component EcfA2, which translates to MLSLKNVGYHPAATPSPIIENINFNLEPQKLGLIVGKSGSGKTTLLEILAGLAENTSGKIFWEKEEITSVELQQLSGLVFQFPERHFCGSNVLEELRLGHPELSAIRVKEALTEVGLGHLSYETPPHALSGGQQRRLSLAVQLIRQPSILLLDEPTAGLDWLMRDQLVNLLSKLKQHWTLLIVTHDASDLLSIADYCWRIEAGNIEAVSPSDFTVKPQLQMDFHR; encoded by the coding sequence ATGCTTTCCTTAAAAAATGTCGGTTATCACCCCGCCGCCACCCCTAGTCCTATCATTGAAAATATTAACTTTAACCTCGAACCCCAAAAACTAGGATTAATAGTTGGCAAAAGTGGCTCAGGCAAAACCACCCTTCTCGAAATCTTAGCTGGATTAGCCGAAAACACCAGCGGAAAAATTTTTTGGGAAAAAGAAGAAATCACCTCCGTCGAACTACAACAACTAAGCGGATTAGTATTTCAATTCCCCGAAAGACATTTTTGTGGCTCTAACGTATTAGAAGAATTACGCCTCGGACATCCCGAATTAAGCGCCATCAGGGTAAAAGAAGCCCTCACAGAAGTAGGTTTAGGACATCTAAGCTATGAAACCCCACCCCATGCCCTCAGTGGTGGACAACAAAGACGGTTATCCCTTGCCGTGCAACTGATTCGCCAACCCAGTATCCTATTACTAGATGAACCCACAGCGGGATTAGATTGGTTAATGCGCGATCAATTAGTAAATCTTTTGAGTAAATTAAAACAACATTGGACACTTTTGATCGTTACCCATGATGCTAGTGATTTACTCTCCATTGCCGACTACTGTTGGCGCATCGAAGCAGGAAACATTGAAGCGGTTTCGCCCTCTGATTTTACCGTTAAACCACAACTCCAAATGGATTTCCATAGATAA